The Pirellulimonas nuda genome includes a region encoding these proteins:
- a CDS encoding WecB/TagA/CpsF family glycosyltransferase: MKSLPTVPLFGMNIHRLTLNEAAGAVLDWAAAPRGATCRYVVTPNVDHAVMYQENDALRRAYREASLVLADGAPIVAASRALGRPLPERVAGSDLAPRLFDLAKQKDGPLSVYLLGAAPGVAERAAANIERRWPAVRVAGWYSPPLGFEKNQAENDRILGLIADAQPDVLLVGLGAPKQELWVQRFAPLIEAKTALCIGATIDFLAGHRRRSPRWLQQAGLEWLHRLASEPRRLAARYGRDAMIFPQLLWREIRGGFPAHSFAGYTRTDAAHAR; the protein is encoded by the coding sequence ATGAAATCTCTCCCCACCGTTCCGCTGTTCGGCATGAACATCCACCGGCTCACGCTCAACGAAGCGGCGGGCGCCGTACTCGACTGGGCGGCCGCGCCGCGTGGTGCCACGTGCCGGTACGTGGTGACCCCCAACGTCGACCACGCGGTCATGTACCAAGAGAACGACGCGCTGCGGCGCGCCTACCGCGAGGCGTCGCTGGTGCTGGCCGACGGCGCGCCCATCGTCGCCGCCTCGCGGGCGCTCGGCCGGCCTCTGCCGGAGCGGGTCGCCGGTAGCGATCTGGCGCCGCGGCTGTTCGACCTGGCGAAGCAGAAGGACGGGCCGCTGAGCGTCTACCTGCTGGGCGCCGCGCCCGGGGTCGCCGAGCGGGCCGCGGCGAACATCGAGCGTCGCTGGCCGGCGGTGCGTGTCGCGGGGTGGTACTCGCCCCCGCTAGGGTTCGAGAAGAACCAAGCAGAGAACGACCGCATCCTGGGCCTGATCGCCGACGCCCAGCCCGACGTGCTGCTGGTAGGGCTGGGGGCGCCCAAGCAAGAGCTGTGGGTCCAGCGGTTCGCGCCGCTCATCGAGGCCAAGACCGCCCTGTGCATCGGCGCCACCATCGACTTCCTGGCGGGCCACCGCCGCCGCTCGCCCCGCTGGCTCCAGCAGGCGGGCCTGGAGTGGCTGCACCGGCTGGCGAGCGAGCCCCGCAGGCTGGCCGCGCGGTACGGGCGCGACGCGATGATCTTCCCCCAATTGCTGTGGCGCGAGATCCGCGGCGGCTTCCCGGCGCATTCCTTTGCGGGCTACACTCGCACGGATGCCGCCCACGCCCGCTGA
- a CDS encoding DHH family phosphoesterase — protein MPIDWQPLKKIVAEAESFVLTSHMRPDCDALGSELGMALALESLGKRVRIVNGDTTPESIAFIDPERRIETLASGAAAPEADVFMVLDTGSWQQLGPMADQLRSAKGTRVVIDHHISGDDLGAVMFKDAKAEATGRLVLEAAHALGAKLSEAMARPLLAAIATDTGWFRFDSVGAATLRAAAELVDTGAKPSELFSSLYDRNSLARVRLHGRILAGMRLAADGRLAVGVARAEDFAATGAIASDTEDVVNRLLSVEGVEAAIMVVELSGQLAKASLRSRSDLDVRQIAETFGGGGHAKAAGVRVEAGIDEAQRVLAEAVTAALGA, from the coding sequence ATGCCCATTGATTGGCAACCCCTGAAGAAGATCGTCGCCGAGGCCGAGTCGTTTGTGCTCACCAGCCACATGCGGCCCGACTGCGATGCGCTCGGCAGCGAGCTGGGGATGGCCCTGGCGCTCGAGTCGCTCGGCAAGCGGGTGCGGATCGTCAACGGCGATACGACCCCGGAGTCGATCGCGTTCATCGACCCCGAGCGCCGCATCGAGACGCTGGCCTCTGGCGCCGCGGCGCCAGAGGCGGACGTGTTCATGGTGCTCGACACCGGGAGCTGGCAGCAGCTCGGCCCGATGGCCGACCAGTTGCGCTCCGCCAAGGGGACCCGTGTGGTCATCGACCACCACATCAGCGGCGACGACCTGGGCGCCGTGATGTTCAAGGACGCCAAGGCCGAAGCGACCGGCCGCTTGGTGCTGGAGGCGGCCCACGCGCTGGGCGCGAAGCTCAGCGAAGCGATGGCCCGTCCGCTGCTGGCCGCGATCGCCACCGACACCGGCTGGTTCCGCTTCGACTCGGTGGGCGCCGCCACGCTACGCGCCGCGGCCGAACTGGTAGACACCGGCGCCAAGCCGAGCGAGCTCTTCTCGTCCCTCTACGACCGCAACTCGCTGGCGCGCGTGCGCCTGCACGGGCGGATCTTGGCCGGCATGCGGCTGGCGGCCGACGGCCGGCTGGCGGTGGGGGTCGCCCGCGCGGAGGACTTCGCCGCCACCGGCGCCATCGCGTCGGACACCGAGGACGTCGTCAACCGCCTGCTCAGCGTCGAGGGGGTCGAGGCCGCGATCATGGTCGTTGAGCTCTCTGGGCAGCTCGCCAAGGCGAGCCTCCGCAGCCGCAGCGATCTGGACGTGCGGCAGATCGCCGAGACCTTCGGCGGCGGCGGCCACGCCAAGGCGGCCGGCGTGCGGGTCGAGGCCGGCATCGACGAGGCGCAGCGGGTGCTAGCAGAAGCCGTCACCGCGGCGCTGGGCGCGTAG
- a CDS encoding ExeA family protein — MYLEHWRLNRKPFGPVDDPGLFYPGQSHQSAMLKLRYVLDEGREAAALAGPAGVGKTLLVDRLADESDDNTLITRIVFPRLNSRELLTLLADESGAPRPEAPRFTSDESLTRLRVRLDELAAAGKRLLVVVDEAHLLEDSDTLETLRLLLNLNGPKHRPLSLLLVGQMPLISTLLRTPGLDQRLAVKALVRSLVEDETDEYIGHRLAACGGAEEIFTRDAVRSIHACSGGAPRKIDRLCDMALLVGYAEGRARITAEQIEAVNEELMVSTPD; from the coding sequence ATGTACCTAGAACACTGGCGCCTCAACCGCAAACCGTTCGGCCCGGTCGACGACCCCGGGCTCTTCTACCCCGGCCAGTCGCACCAGAGCGCCATGCTCAAGCTGCGCTACGTGCTGGATGAGGGGCGCGAGGCCGCGGCGCTGGCCGGACCGGCCGGGGTCGGCAAGACCCTGCTGGTCGACCGCCTGGCCGACGAATCGGACGACAACACGCTGATCACGCGGATCGTCTTCCCGCGGCTCAACTCGCGCGAGCTGCTGACGCTGCTGGCCGACGAGTCGGGGGCGCCGCGCCCCGAGGCGCCGCGGTTCACCAGTGACGAGTCGCTGACGCGGCTCCGCGTCCGGCTGGACGAGCTGGCCGCGGCCGGCAAACGCCTGCTGGTGGTGGTGGACGAGGCCCACCTGCTGGAAGACTCCGACACGCTCGAAACGCTGCGGCTGCTGCTGAACCTGAACGGCCCCAAGCACCGGCCGCTGTCGCTGCTGCTGGTCGGCCAGATGCCGCTGATCAGCACGCTGCTGCGCACGCCGGGGCTCGACCAGCGGCTCGCCGTGAAGGCGCTGGTCCGATCGCTGGTAGAGGACGAGACAGACGAGTACATCGGCCACCGCCTGGCAGCCTGCGGCGGCGCGGAAGAGATCTTCACCCGCGACGCGGTGCGCAGCATCCACGCCTGCTCCGGCGGGGCGCCTCGCAAGATCGACCGCCTGTGCGACATGGCCCTGCTGGTGGGCTACGCCGAGGGCCGGGCCCGCATCACCGCCGAGCAGATCGAGGCGGTCAACGAAGAGCTGATGGTCTCAACGCCGGACTGA
- a CDS encoding methyltransferase family protein translates to MGQLEWMARGATLAALGLATVAFQYFAWRACRTEAVTPRHLLREEGAWFTVVFVLLTTLITLGVLGFATGAPWLAPTMIAMPAAVEAAGALLALAGAAGIAWTMATLRDNHTITTVTRAEHQLVTTGPYRWVRHPLYAFALLMCIGFTLATGSLLVAAATLAGLPLGRVRMEREEAALVERFGDRYKEFMARRGRLWPRAL, encoded by the coding sequence ATGGGCCAGCTTGAGTGGATGGCGCGGGGCGCAACGCTGGCGGCGCTTGGCTTGGCGACGGTCGCGTTCCAGTATTTCGCCTGGCGTGCCTGCCGTACCGAGGCAGTGACGCCCCGCCACCTGCTGCGCGAAGAGGGCGCCTGGTTCACCGTGGTGTTCGTGCTGCTGACCACGCTCATCACGCTGGGCGTGCTGGGCTTCGCCACCGGCGCCCCGTGGCTGGCGCCGACGATGATCGCCATGCCGGCCGCCGTAGAAGCCGCTGGCGCGCTGCTGGCGTTGGCCGGCGCCGCCGGCATCGCCTGGACCATGGCGACGCTGCGAGACAACCACACCATCACAACGGTGACCCGTGCGGAGCACCAGCTCGTGACGACCGGACCCTACCGCTGGGTCCGCCACCCGCTGTACGCGTTTGCGCTGCTGATGTGCATCGGCTTCACGCTGGCGACCGGGAGCCTGCTGGTGGCCGCGGCGACCCTCGCCGGCCTGCCGTTGGGGAGGGTGCGGATGGAACGCGAAGAAGCCGCGCTCGTCGAGCGTTTCGGCGACCGCTACAAGGAGTTCATGGCCAGACGCGGAAGGTTGTGGCCCCGCGCTTTGTAG
- a CDS encoding tetratricopeptide repeat protein, with protein MRLLLVAVCSLLAVDAWAQNVRFPGDSPTRPRFEQDAVEGAGAGSRVNRSTTVVVPRGGIGFSPYGAYSRFGGYGYVPGSFSNRTAYYSSGGPSYSYGYDYRYDNGYRAACCPTCGFPWARCRCRARVPVIFPPIVLDTGPLYGPQAVRNFFWGNNAAPTGADFGGNVPMVQAPPQPAPGGPIAAAPAVEERPPPPGNLERAWRSIDQGDDLLQRGRLRDAAARYRRAVSAADTLADAHFRQGLAEAALGLHDRAAETIRGGLRLDPKWPASDFQLSQFMPADVQQTVEEQLEERLADRPNDAEAMFLLGVFQHFGGDRAGAEPLFERAAKLTGGGWHATLFLPAP; from the coding sequence ATGCGATTGTTGCTTGTTGCTGTTTGCTCGCTGCTGGCGGTCGACGCCTGGGCGCAGAACGTACGCTTCCCGGGCGACTCGCCCACCCGGCCGCGGTTCGAGCAAGACGCGGTCGAGGGCGCCGGCGCGGGGTCGCGGGTGAATCGATCGACGACGGTCGTGGTCCCCCGCGGCGGGATAGGGTTCTCGCCCTACGGCGCCTACTCGCGGTTCGGCGGCTACGGCTACGTGCCGGGGAGTTTCTCGAACCGCACCGCCTACTACAGCAGCGGCGGGCCTTCGTATTCCTACGGCTATGACTACCGGTACGACAATGGCTACCGGGCGGCCTGCTGCCCGACGTGTGGCTTCCCGTGGGCCAGGTGCCGCTGCCGGGCCCGGGTGCCGGTGATCTTCCCGCCGATCGTGCTAGACACCGGTCCGCTGTACGGCCCGCAGGCGGTGCGCAACTTCTTCTGGGGCAACAACGCCGCGCCCACGGGCGCCGATTTCGGCGGCAACGTGCCGATGGTTCAGGCGCCCCCGCAGCCGGCGCCTGGGGGCCCGATCGCTGCGGCCCCGGCCGTGGAGGAGCGCCCGCCACCCCCCGGAAACCTAGAACGGGCGTGGCGTTCGATCGATCAGGGAGACGACCTGCTGCAGCGCGGCCGGCTCCGCGACGCGGCGGCGCGCTACCGCCGGGCCGTGTCGGCGGCCGACACGCTGGCCGACGCCCACTTCCGCCAGGGCCTGGCCGAGGCGGCCCTGGGCCTGCACGACCGCGCCGCCGAGACCATCCGCGGCGGCCTGCGGCTCGACCCCAAGTGGCCGGCGTCGGACTTCCAGTTGTCGCAGTTCATGCCGGCCGACGTGCAGCAGACGGTCGAGGAGCAGCTCGAGGAGCGGCTCGCCGACCGGCCCAACGACGCCGAGGCCATGTTCCTGCTGGGGGTCTTCCAGCACTTCGGCGGCGACCGCGCGGGCGCCGAGCCGCTGTTCGAGCGCGCTGCTAAGCTTACTGGAGGGGGCTGGCACGCGACGCTGTTCTTGCCGGCGCCTTGA
- a CDS encoding NAD(P)H-hydrate dehydratase has translation MSTQPDTTPLPRLPTRDADSHKGDYGRVLVIAGSRGMAGAAALAGMAALRSGAGLVTVATPRAAQRTVAGFCPALMTLGLMDNDGSFDGPAIDPLLDLAAKADVVALGPGLGRSVSLDLIVRRLVAEVDRPMVVDADALSALALDLPALADAPAPRVLTPHPGEFKRLAGAAPGPSDAERVAAARRFASEHGPRTTLLLKGARTVVTDGDRHAINSTGNPGMATAGCGDVLTGVLAALLAQGLAPYDAARLAAHLHGAAGDLAAERVGPVSLIATDLLESLPVAFRQQA, from the coding sequence GTGAGCACCCAACCCGACACCACCCCCCTGCCCCGCTTGCCGACGCGCGACGCCGATTCCCACAAGGGAGACTACGGCCGCGTGCTGGTGATCGCCGGCTCGCGCGGCATGGCGGGCGCCGCGGCGCTGGCCGGCATGGCCGCGCTGCGAAGCGGCGCGGGGCTGGTGACGGTGGCCACGCCACGCGCGGCGCAGCGCACCGTCGCCGGCTTCTGCCCGGCGTTGATGACCCTCGGGCTGATGGACAACGACGGCTCCTTCGACGGCCCGGCGATCGACCCGCTGCTCGACCTGGCGGCCAAGGCAGACGTGGTGGCCCTCGGGCCGGGGCTCGGCCGGTCGGTGTCGCTCGACCTGATCGTGCGCCGGCTTGTGGCGGAGGTCGATCGGCCGATGGTGGTCGACGCGGACGCGCTCAGCGCGTTGGCGCTCGACCTGCCGGCCCTGGCGGACGCCCCCGCCCCGCGGGTGCTAACGCCCCACCCCGGCGAGTTCAAACGCCTAGCGGGCGCGGCGCCCGGCCCGTCCGACGCCGAGCGCGTGGCCGCCGCGCGCCGGTTCGCGTCCGAGCACGGCCCGCGCACGACGCTGCTGCTCAAGGGCGCCCGCACGGTGGTCACCGACGGCGACCGCCACGCGATCAACTCGACCGGCAACCCCGGCATGGCGACCGCCGGTTGTGGCGACGTGCTGACCGGCGTGCTGGCGGCGCTGCTGGCCCAAGGGCTGGCGCCGTACGACGCGGCCCGGCTGGCCGCCCACCTGCACGGCGCCGCGGGCGACCTGGCGGCCGAGCGCGTGGGCCCGGTCTCGCTGATCGCCACCGACCTGCTCGAGTCCCTCCCAGTGGCGTTTAGGCAACAAGCGTGA
- a CDS encoding bifunctional riboflavin kinase/FAD synthetase, translating into MHVIRHLEDRPEAALGGAVAIGNFDGVHRGHAALIRKLVERARAARGPAVVFTFDPHPVRLLRPAECPPPLTWTERKAQLLAALGVDWVIAYPTDKALLALSARDFFQRIVVDALGARAMVEGPNFYFGHNREGTIDVLRGLTAEAGLSLDIVPPIEVEGELVSSSRVRRLVAEGAVGPAARLLTAPYRVRGLVSHGAGRGAQIGFPTANLAGIDTLLPAHGVYAGVGRLGDQRWPAAVNVGPNPTFGEHETKVEAHLVGCDEALYGQTLEVDLLEHLREIRPFASAELLAQQLKSDIASALDVYRRFLESRASNLEAEGFSQSRGGAEKDETK; encoded by the coding sequence ATGCACGTTATCCGCCACCTCGAAGACCGCCCCGAAGCCGCCCTCGGGGGCGCCGTGGCCATCGGCAACTTCGACGGCGTCCACCGCGGGCACGCGGCGCTCATCCGCAAGCTGGTAGAACGGGCGCGTGCGGCCCGCGGGCCGGCGGTGGTGTTTACCTTCGACCCCCACCCCGTGCGGCTGCTGCGGCCCGCCGAGTGCCCCCCGCCGCTCACCTGGACCGAACGCAAGGCCCAACTGCTCGCAGCGCTCGGCGTCGACTGGGTGATCGCCTACCCCACCGACAAGGCGCTATTGGCGCTGTCTGCACGCGACTTCTTTCAGCGGATCGTGGTCGACGCGCTCGGCGCGCGGGCGATGGTCGAGGGGCCCAACTTCTACTTCGGCCACAACCGCGAGGGGACGATCGACGTGCTCCGCGGCCTGACCGCCGAGGCGGGCCTGTCGCTCGATATCGTGCCGCCGATCGAGGTCGAAGGAGAGCTGGTCAGCAGCTCGCGCGTGCGTCGCCTGGTGGCCGAGGGCGCCGTGGGGCCCGCGGCCCGGCTGCTCACCGCGCCCTACCGCGTGCGGGGCCTGGTGTCGCACGGCGCGGGGCGCGGGGCGCAGATCGGCTTCCCGACCGCGAACCTGGCGGGCATCGACACGCTGCTGCCCGCCCACGGCGTGTACGCCGGGGTCGGCCGGCTGGGGGACCAGCGGTGGCCCGCGGCCGTGAACGTCGGCCCGAACCCCACCTTCGGCGAGCACGAAACCAAGGTCGAGGCCCACCTGGTGGGCTGCGACGAGGCGCTGTACGGCCAGACCCTCGAGGTTGACCTGCTCGAACACCTGCGCGAGATCCGGCCCTTCGCCTCGGCGGAGCTACTCGCCCAGCAACTAAAGAGCGACATCGCCTCGGCGCTCGATGTGTATCGGCGATTCCTAGAGAGCCGTGCGTCGAACCTCGAAGCAGAAGGCTTCTCGCAGAGTCGCGGAGGCGCAGAGAAGGACGAAACCAAGTAG
- the larB gene encoding nickel pincer cofactor biosynthesis protein LarB produces MPDPSSQASAAEGVYLDWRRRERCGFAEVVYGEGKSVDALRAILAEYAAKQEDALVTRIDPEAAQTLLAELPAARHNAVARVLRLPAEATLAKQGRVAVVTAGTTDRGVAEEAVETLDWMGVQTLLVQDVGVAGPHRLLERLPEFRHSDAVVVVAGMEGALPSVVGGHLACPVIAVPTSVGYGANFGGLSALLGMLNSCASNVAVVNIDAGFRGGYLAGLIALRAVTPERFAPAPSQENQA; encoded by the coding sequence ATGCCTGATCCATCTAGCCAAGCTTCCGCCGCCGAGGGGGTCTACCTCGATTGGCGCCGCCGCGAGCGCTGCGGTTTTGCCGAGGTCGTCTACGGCGAGGGGAAGAGCGTCGACGCGTTGCGGGCGATCCTTGCCGAGTACGCCGCGAAGCAGGAAGACGCGCTGGTGACGCGGATCGACCCCGAGGCGGCCCAAACACTGCTGGCCGAGCTGCCCGCCGCCCGCCACAACGCCGTCGCCCGCGTGCTGCGTCTTCCGGCCGAGGCAACCCTCGCCAAGCAGGGACGCGTGGCGGTGGTCACCGCCGGCACCACCGACCGCGGCGTCGCCGAAGAAGCGGTCGAGACGCTCGACTGGATGGGGGTCCAGACGCTGCTGGTTCAGGACGTGGGGGTCGCGGGCCCCCACCGGCTCCTCGAGCGGCTCCCCGAGTTCCGCCACAGCGACGCGGTGGTGGTGGTGGCTGGCATGGAAGGCGCGCTGCCGAGCGTGGTCGGGGGGCACCTGGCGTGCCCGGTGATCGCCGTGCCGACCAGCGTCGGCTACGGCGCCAACTTCGGTGGGCTCTCGGCGCTGCTGGGGATGCTCAATAGCTGCGCGTCCAACGTGGCGGTCGTGAACATCGACGCCGGCTTCCGCGGCGGCTACCTGGCGGGGCTGATCGCGTTGCGGGCCGTCACCCCGGAGCGCTTTGCGCCGGCGCCTTCGCAGGAGAACCAGGCGTGA
- a CDS encoding alkaline phosphatase family protein, with the protein MPPTPAEPRLVLVTIDGLRASSLGAYGNTWFATPGLDRLAAESLLYDWRIVQSSDAQAQLRAWLAALGPGAWLLTDDAQAAATLEEGGDSPRLADVTLVDMGLPRTPAKRFEQTRAAMACAHFLDALPTGDAPAWLHLGVLGHAWDAPHEAALALCEPDDPAPAPSVSPASGGEADADARFAQGCRYAAQVMALDACVEALLEGLDTQLGAGRYDLALAGLRGYALGEHGVVGPADASGPYSEARHTPLVVRRADGDGALLRTGALVGDQELAGVVQRSGGLPGREALPLTGGGWRGLRTKDWLLIEQDARRELYVKPDDRWEANDVATRCEEALERLRADLGAQCQ; encoded by the coding sequence ATGCCGCCCACGCCCGCTGAACCGCGCCTCGTGCTGGTCACCATCGACGGCCTGCGGGCCTCGTCGTTGGGGGCGTACGGCAACACCTGGTTCGCGACCCCCGGCCTCGACCGCCTCGCGGCCGAGTCGCTGCTGTACGACTGGCGGATCGTCCAGTCGTCCGACGCGCAGGCCCAGTTGCGGGCCTGGCTGGCGGCGTTGGGGCCCGGCGCGTGGCTGCTGACCGACGACGCCCAGGCCGCCGCCACCCTAGAGGAGGGGGGCGACAGCCCACGGCTGGCGGATGTGACGCTGGTCGACATGGGCCTCCCCAGAACGCCGGCAAAGCGGTTCGAGCAGACCCGCGCAGCGATGGCGTGCGCGCACTTTCTTGACGCCCTGCCCACGGGCGACGCGCCGGCATGGCTGCACCTGGGGGTGCTGGGCCACGCCTGGGACGCGCCGCACGAAGCGGCGCTGGCCCTGTGCGAACCAGACGACCCGGCCCCCGCGCCCAGCGTATCGCCCGCCAGCGGAGGCGAGGCCGACGCCGACGCCCGCTTCGCCCAGGGCTGCCGGTACGCGGCCCAGGTGATGGCGCTCGACGCCTGTGTCGAGGCGCTGCTGGAGGGGCTCGACACGCAGTTGGGCGCCGGCCGGTACGACCTGGCGCTGGCCGGGCTGCGCGGCTATGCGCTCGGCGAGCACGGCGTCGTGGGCCCGGCAGACGCCAGCGGCCCCTACAGCGAGGCGCGTCACACGCCGCTGGTGGTGCGTCGCGCGGACGGCGACGGGGCGCTGCTGCGTACCGGCGCGCTGGTGGGCGACCAGGAGCTGGCCGGCGTGGTCCAGCGCAGCGGCGGGCTCCCCGGGCGCGAGGCGCTGCCGCTTACCGGCGGCGGCTGGCGGGGGCTGCGGACCAAGGACTGGCTGCTGATCGAGCAAGACGCCCGCCGCGAGCTGTACGTCAAGCCAGACGACCGCTGGGAAGCCAACGACGTCGCGACGCGGTGCGAAGAAGCGCTAGAACGCTTGCGCGCCGATCTGGGCGCACAATGCCAGTGA